The Acinetobacter defluvii genome includes a region encoding these proteins:
- the rpmB gene encoding 50S ribosomal protein L28, with protein MSKVCQVTGKRPVVGNNVSHANNKTKRRFEPNLHHHRFWLESEKRFVRLRLTTKGMRIIDKLGIEKVVADLRAQGQKI; from the coding sequence ATGTCTAAGGTTTGCCAAGTTACCGGCAAGCGTCCAGTCGTTGGTAACAACGTCTCACACGCCAACAACAAAACTAAACGCCGGTTCGAGCCGAACCTGCACCACCACCGTTTCTGGTTAGAAAGCGAAAAACGTTTTGTACGTCTTCGTCTAACCACTAAAGGTATGCGTATTATCGACAAATTGGGTATCGAAAAGGTTGTTGCTGACCTACGTGCTCAAGGTCAAAAGATCTAA
- a CDS encoding energy transducer TonB family protein, with translation MSQSSTSNMQAPNPMKKKVIAALIAVLVGHLGALWALSHLKTPELKPIEKKPIQVKFVKIKEEQIAPPPPPPPVKPKVEPKPVVEKKAPPPPIEKPKLITQKKPVVEKKAIQQEEPKIDYEKIKREQEQRQLEQQRLEQQRQDQLKRDQAARDQAARDQAAREQAARDQAARDQANRDREAQQPRKLSAGEISWKKAPSFEFDDELLKNQDRTLLVRIEINPAGKITNVTVLKSSGLSGLDREVRSAVRFARMNPSSDGRAMVADLPVNLKTSGQ, from the coding sequence ATGAGTCAATCTTCCACTTCAAATATGCAGGCTCCAAACCCAATGAAGAAAAAGGTCATTGCTGCGCTCATTGCCGTTCTAGTCGGACACCTAGGGGCATTGTGGGCATTGAGTCATTTAAAAACGCCTGAACTGAAGCCTATCGAGAAAAAACCGATTCAAGTTAAATTCGTAAAAATTAAAGAAGAGCAGATCGCACCACCACCACCGCCACCTCCTGTAAAACCAAAGGTTGAACCAAAACCTGTGGTTGAGAAAAAGGCACCACCGCCACCGATTGAAAAACCAAAACTGATTACGCAGAAAAAACCTGTGGTGGAAAAGAAAGCCATTCAACAGGAAGAACCAAAGATTGATTATGAAAAAATCAAACGTGAACAAGAGCAGCGTCAGCTCGAACAGCAACGTTTAGAGCAACAACGCCAAGATCAATTGAAGCGTGATCAAGCTGCGAGAGATCAAGCCGCACGTGATCAGGCGGCAAGAGAACAAGCTGCGAGAGATCAGGCAGCAAGAGATCAAGCGAATCGAGATCGTGAAGCCCAACAACCGCGTAAATTGAGTGCGGGTGAGATCTCTTGGAAAAAAGCGCCATCGTTTGAGTTCGATGATGAATTGTTGAAAAATCAAGATCGTACTTTACTTGTTCGTATTGAAATCAATCCAGCAGGTAAAATCACCAATGTCACTGTTTTAAAATCAAGTGGTTTATCTGGTCTTGATCGTGAAGTGCGTAGTGCTGTACGTTTTGCAAGAATGAATCCATCGAGTGATGGACGTGCTATGGTGGCTGATTTACCTGTAAATCTGAAAACCTCTGGACAATAA
- a CDS encoding RNA recognition motif domain-containing protein: MKILVRNLERSVTEAELLELFKPYGTVESAVVVMDAETKKSKGFGFIEMPNPREAIKAIKGLNTLKVKGAGIRVKAAEEKPQA; encoded by the coding sequence ATGAAAATTTTAGTGCGTAATTTAGAGCGTTCTGTGACTGAGGCAGAATTACTTGAATTGTTTAAACCTTATGGCACAGTTGAGTCTGCGGTTGTGGTGATGGATGCTGAAACCAAAAAGTCTAAAGGTTTTGGTTTTATCGAAATGCCAAATCCACGTGAAGCGATCAAGGCGATCAAAGGCTTGAATACCCTAAAAGTGAAAGGTGCAGGTATTCGTGTCAAAGCTGCGGAAGAAAAGCCACAAGCTTAA
- a CDS encoding TetR/AcrR family transcriptional regulator — MSHSKTVKTKDRILQISLQLFNERGERSITTNHIAAELGISPGNLYYHFRNKQEIIKELMERYQKETLEMLALPDDRAVNANDKIRYFQVLSSQLWEYRFLHRDVYHLIENNCDFRKVYPRFAGKVMQQGQKIYHAFVDAGLMQMTASEIEALIINIWIVLTNWTNFLYMSGHLSNSNHLDEKWMWQALRQMVFLEGPYLRGESRETYERLLESFGSSELFASLSTFKHE, encoded by the coding sequence ATGTCGCACTCCAAAACGGTAAAAACCAAAGATCGAATTTTGCAAATCAGCCTACAATTGTTCAACGAACGTGGCGAGCGTTCAATCACGACAAACCATATTGCTGCTGAGCTTGGGATTAGTCCGGGCAATTTGTATTATCACTTTCGCAACAAGCAAGAAATCATCAAAGAGTTGATGGAACGTTATCAAAAAGAGACTTTAGAAATGCTGGCTTTGCCAGATGACCGAGCAGTCAATGCGAATGATAAAATTCGCTATTTTCAGGTTTTGAGTAGTCAGTTGTGGGAATATCGCTTTTTACATCGTGATGTTTATCATTTGATTGAAAATAACTGTGACTTTAGAAAAGTTTATCCACGTTTTGCAGGGAAAGTGATGCAACAAGGGCAAAAAATTTATCATGCTTTTGTTGATGCAGGTCTAATGCAAATGACGGCATCAGAGATTGAAGCCTTGATTATCAATATTTGGATCGTGCTGACCAATTGGACAAATTTCTTATATATGTCAGGACATTTGAGTAATTCTAATCATTTGGATGAAAAATGGATGTGGCAAGCTTTGCGTCAAATGGTGTTTTTGGAAGGACCTTATTTGCGTGGTGAAAGCCGTGAAACCTATGAGCGTTTGTTGGAAAGTTTTGGTTCATCTGAGTTATTTGCCAGTTTATCAACATTTAAACATGAATGA
- a CDS encoding MotA/TolQ/ExbB proton channel family protein, whose protein sequence is MNFSVYWQHADAVSKTLYFVLLAMSIATWTVFILRLMGTRQLKQQAQVHLAQALNQLKAKLAPLSFDQRKAVAEQALLRQISVEKSNAEKGVSVLGTIASIAPFVGLFGTVWGIFHALVAVGKSGQAGLAQVATPVGEALIMTGLGLAVAIPAVLAYNICVRFNRTLSNELQNQAHGLLIDTMLQQDSTLKVENQATQKSLVGGQA, encoded by the coding sequence ATGAACTTTTCAGTTTATTGGCAACATGCAGATGCAGTGAGTAAGACACTGTATTTCGTGTTATTGGCAATGTCGATTGCCACATGGACGGTATTCATTTTACGTTTAATGGGTACACGTCAGCTTAAACAACAAGCTCAAGTTCATCTTGCTCAAGCCTTAAATCAGCTGAAAGCAAAACTTGCTCCTTTGAGTTTTGATCAGCGTAAAGCAGTCGCTGAACAAGCTTTGTTGCGTCAGATTTCAGTTGAAAAATCAAATGCCGAAAAAGGTGTTTCAGTTTTAGGGACCATTGCTTCAATTGCTCCATTTGTGGGTTTGTTTGGTACTGTGTGGGGGATTTTCCATGCACTGGTTGCTGTGGGTAAAAGTGGTCAAGCAGGGCTAGCGCAAGTGGCAACACCTGTAGGTGAAGCTTTGATCATGACAGGTTTAGGTCTGGCTGTGGCGATTCCTGCGGTATTAGCATATAACATTTGTGTGCGTTTCAACCGTACCTTGTCCAATGAGTTACAAAATCAAGCACATGGTTTATTGATTGATACAATGTTGCAGCAAGATTCAACCTTAAAAGTTGAAAACCAAGCGACACAAAAAAGTTTAGTTGGAGGTCAAGCTTAA
- the msrA gene encoding peptide-methionine (S)-S-oxide reductase MsrA: MQQALFGGGCFWCTEAVFLQLKGVTQITSGYAGGNTDQPTYEQICTGTTNHAEVILIDFDEQQISFKQLLTVFFSTHDPTTLNRQGNDIGTQYRSVIYYFNAEQKAQAESYIAELTAQDLNIVTELSPVPTFYPAEDYHQNYYAKNPSQGYCNFAIPPKLMKLQSQFKDLLKES; encoded by the coding sequence ATGCAACAAGCATTATTTGGCGGTGGATGTTTTTGGTGTACCGAAGCAGTATTTTTACAACTGAAAGGCGTTACACAAATCACCAGTGGTTATGCAGGTGGAAATACAGATCAGCCTACCTACGAACAGATTTGCACGGGCACGACCAACCATGCGGAAGTGATTTTGATTGATTTTGATGAGCAACAAATCAGTTTTAAACAACTGCTGACAGTATTTTTTAGCACACATGATCCAACGACTTTAAACCGTCAAGGCAATGATATTGGTACACAATATCGCTCAGTGATTTATTATTTTAATGCTGAACAAAAAGCACAAGCTGAAAGCTATATTGCAGAATTAACAGCACAAGATTTAAATATTGTCACTGAATTAAGCCCTGTGCCAACGTTCTATCCTGCTGAAGACTACCATCAAAATTATTATGCAAAAAACCCATCACAGGGTTATTGTAACTTTGCCATTCCTCCAAAGTTAATGAAACTGCAAAGCCAATTTAAAGACTTACTTAAAGAGAGCTAA
- a CDS encoding cation:proton antiporter produces MPHDVDLIILLAVGFGIALIFGYIAARLRLPPLIGYLIAGIIISPNTPGVVGDIALANQLAELGVMFLMFGVGMHFSLNDLMQVRRIALPGAILQITVATILGMIVSHFWGWSWGSALVFGLSLSCASTVVLLKALGDKGLLNSVNGKIAVGWLLVEDLVMVLVLVLLPATAVLLGGHALEGHASDENIWLTLGITLLKVSGFIAFMLIVGKRLVPMIMQYVARLGSRELFTLTVVAAAVSIAYGSYAIFGVSMALGAFFAGMVVKESDFSHRAEEETLPLREIFSILFFVSVGMLFDPRILIEQPLHILAVIAIIMIGKTIAAMGLVLFFRYPLNTALTVGASLAQIGEFSFILATLGLSLGLLTPEAQNLILAGALFSITLNSFLFSAIEPVQNWIRERSHLARMLERSGDPLAMLPDEVDQDYLRDQVVIVGHGEVGGRITKTLMREGIKVVIAEENREIVENLREKGIAAVSGHATEPGVLIQAHIQHARLLVLSPMDILDIHKIVDTAKLLNPQIQVLVCAESKEEADVIRQDNIGEVYYAKEEMAKNMSNYILNQIEIAHHHAPTH; encoded by the coding sequence GTGCCACATGATGTAGATTTGATTATTTTACTTGCAGTTGGTTTTGGTATTGCCCTTATTTTTGGTTATATCGCTGCTCGTTTGCGTTTACCTCCATTGATCGGCTATTTGATTGCCGGAATTATTATTAGTCCAAATACACCAGGTGTGGTGGGAGATATTGCCCTTGCCAATCAGCTTGCGGAACTGGGGGTGATGTTCCTGATGTTTGGTGTAGGTATGCACTTTTCACTCAATGATCTGATGCAAGTGCGACGTATTGCGCTACCTGGGGCTATTTTACAAATTACTGTTGCCACGATTCTAGGCATGATTGTATCGCACTTCTGGGGTTGGAGTTGGGGTTCTGCACTGGTTTTTGGTTTAAGTCTGTCCTGTGCCAGTACCGTGGTTTTGCTTAAAGCTTTAGGTGACAAAGGTTTACTCAACTCAGTCAATGGCAAAATTGCAGTGGGTTGGCTTTTGGTTGAAGACCTCGTGATGGTCTTGGTCTTAGTTTTATTACCTGCTACGGCTGTACTGTTAGGCGGGCATGCACTTGAGGGGCATGCTTCTGATGAGAACATTTGGCTGACTTTAGGGATTACATTACTTAAGGTTTCGGGCTTTATTGCTTTTATGCTGATTGTCGGTAAACGTCTGGTGCCAATGATCATGCAATATGTCGCTCGTTTGGGCTCTAGAGAGCTTTTTACCCTAACTGTAGTCGCTGCTGCAGTTTCCATTGCGTATGGCTCTTATGCGATCTTTGGCGTTTCTATGGCACTCGGTGCATTCTTTGCAGGCATGGTCGTCAAAGAGTCTGACTTTAGCCACCGTGCTGAAGAGGAAACCCTACCACTTCGAGAAATATTTTCGATTTTGTTCTTTGTCTCTGTAGGCATGTTGTTTGACCCACGTATCCTGATTGAGCAACCGTTACATATTTTAGCCGTGATCGCTATTATCATGATTGGTAAAACCATTGCGGCAATGGGATTGGTTTTATTCTTCCGCTATCCCCTCAACACAGCATTAACTGTGGGCGCAAGTTTGGCGCAAATTGGGGAATTCTCATTTATTCTTGCGACCTTAGGCTTATCACTTGGTCTACTGACACCTGAAGCACAAAACTTAATTTTAGCAGGGGCTTTATTTTCCATCACACTCAACTCTTTCTTGTTTTCAGCGATTGAGCCTGTACAAAACTGGATTCGTGAACGTTCACATTTGGCACGTATGCTCGAACGCAGTGGTGATCCTTTGGCAATGCTACCTGATGAAGTCGATCAAGATTATTTGCGTGATCAAGTGGTCATTGTAGGTCATGGTGAGGTTGGCGGTAGAATTACCAAAACGTTGATGCGTGAAGGCATTAAAGTGGTCATCGCAGAAGAAAATCGTGAAATTGTCGAGAACCTACGTGAGAAAGGTATTGCTGCGGTTTCAGGTCATGCCACTGAACCAGGGGTTTTAATCCAAGCACATATTCAACATGCACGACTTTTGGTGCTTTCACCGATGGATATTTTAGATATTCATAAAATCGTTGATACAGCAAAGTTATTAAATCCGCAAATTCAAGTTTTGGTATGTGCGGAGAGTAAAGAAGAAGCTGACGTGATTCGCCAAGACAATATTGGCGAGGTGTATTATGCCAAAGAAGAAATGGCGAAAAACATGAGCAATTATATTTTGAATCAGATTGAAATTGCACATCATCATGCACCAACCCATTGA
- a CDS encoding Lnb N-terminal periplasmic domain-containing protein, whose product MPQLEKKKIIHTLGMGLLHSIFSLFVIISSIWLCCVIWFQEPLGTIFSRILIGIWIIFSLSILGIYISQNLFSRNKDIAIYIVAFLLSLIGYFNIPAKQDRDWNPEVDRLFTYKKQGDIVTIQNVRNFNWITEDQYEVHWDTRRYNLNHITGVNIITSYWMGPQIAHTLVSFDFADQKPLVFSIEIRKEKTESFSAIGGFFRKYELSLIASDEKDLIYTRSNIRNEQVYFFPINMPKAEMRALFEEYLSKTDELAQQPKWYNTLTSNCTTLVFDMIQAISSKELPLDYRLLASGYLPNYLYDLGALNQQWNIKQWYQHAHVNPRTDLLKQVKNPSSENYSKVIREGLPKSVINGS is encoded by the coding sequence ATGCCACAACTCGAAAAAAAGAAAATTATTCATACACTTGGAATGGGATTACTCCATTCCATTTTTAGTCTTTTTGTCATCATTTCTTCCATTTGGCTATGCTGTGTCATCTGGTTTCAAGAACCTCTAGGGACGATATTCAGCCGTATTTTGATCGGCATTTGGATTATATTTTCACTCAGTATTTTAGGCATTTATATTAGCCAAAATCTTTTTAGTCGAAATAAAGATATTGCGATTTATATTGTGGCATTTTTACTCAGTTTGATTGGGTATTTCAATATTCCTGCAAAACAAGATCGGGACTGGAATCCCGAAGTAGATCGTTTATTTACCTATAAAAAACAAGGTGATATTGTCACTATTCAAAATGTTCGCAATTTTAATTGGATCACTGAAGATCAATACGAGGTGCATTGGGATACACGTCGCTATAATTTGAATCATATTACTGGTGTGAATATCATTACTTCTTATTGGATGGGACCACAAATCGCCCACACTTTAGTCAGTTTTGATTTTGCTGATCAAAAACCTTTGGTGTTTTCAATCGAAATCCGTAAAGAAAAAACAGAAAGCTTCTCTGCCATTGGTGGTTTTTTTAGAAAATATGAATTGAGTCTGATTGCTTCAGATGAAAAGGACTTAATTTATACCCGTAGCAATATTCGTAATGAACAAGTTTATTTTTTCCCAATCAATATGCCAAAAGCGGAAATGAGAGCCTTATTTGAAGAATATTTAAGTAAAACTGATGAGTTAGCGCAACAACCAAAATGGTATAACACCTTGACCAGTAATTGTACAACTTTAGTGTTTGATATGATTCAAGCCATTTCATCTAAAGAGCTACCATTAGATTATCGTTTGCTTGCTTCAGGCTATTTGCCGAATTATCTTTATGATTTAGGCGCATTAAATCAACAGTGGAACATCAAACAATGGTATCAACATGCACATGTAAACCCACGTACTGATCTACTTAAACAGGTGAAGAACCCAAGCAGCGAAAACTATTCTAAGGTGATTCGTGAAGGTTTACCGAAGAGTGTCATAAATGGTTCATAA
- a CDS encoding ASCH domain-containing protein yields MKKKYPALSIVVPSGSKIAQGLKTLEIRSWIPEQLPLKDLVIVENTQLLSAEYTEEMGKAVAIVDIESVHPWREDECAAACASDWAEGYFAWVISNVRPITQPLGVPAKRKIYFIDIDHL; encoded by the coding sequence ATGAAGAAAAAATATCCTGCATTATCCATCGTTGTACCGAGTGGATCGAAGATTGCGCAAGGCTTAAAAACTTTAGAAATACGTTCTTGGATACCCGAACAATTACCCCTCAAAGATTTAGTCATTGTTGAAAATACTCAACTTTTAAGCGCTGAATATACAGAAGAAATGGGAAAAGCGGTTGCCATTGTTGATATTGAATCAGTTCATCCTTGGCGAGAGGATGAATGTGCTGCAGCGTGTGCGAGCGATTGGGCGGAAGGCTATTTTGCTTGGGTGATCAGTAATGTTCGCCCCATTACACAGCCTTTGGGTGTGCCTGCAAAGCGTAAAATCTATTTTATTGACATTGATCATTTATAA
- a CDS encoding ExbD/TolR family protein, whose product MAFQLGEDNDAGMNEMNLIPLIDIMLVLMIIFLVTATVANPSIPLTLPKTTAEIVDPPPEAITISINKNGEVAWNDQVIGLPELEKRFQEAAGKSVKPAVQLRADQDARYDTVAQVMSRASEAGLNDLAFMSDH is encoded by the coding sequence ATGGCTTTTCAATTGGGTGAAGACAATGATGCTGGCATGAATGAGATGAATCTCATTCCGCTCATCGACATTATGTTGGTATTGATGATCATCTTTTTGGTGACTGCAACCGTTGCTAACCCATCAATACCATTAACCTTACCAAAAACCACTGCGGAAATTGTGGATCCGCCACCAGAAGCCATTACCATTAGCATCAATAAAAATGGTGAAGTGGCTTGGAATGATCAAGTGATCGGTTTACCTGAGTTGGAAAAACGCTTCCAAGAAGCGGCAGGAAAATCTGTAAAACCTGCAGTTCAACTTAGAGCAGACCAAGATGCACGTTATGATACAGTTGCTCAAGTCATGTCTCGTGCCAGTGAAGCCGGGCTGAACGACCTTGCCTTTATGAGTGATCATTAA
- a CDS encoding META domain-containing protein, with protein MLKHLLWVGLTSTVFVGCATTNTVKQQENLALLQNKVWVMTHIGTTEYKQKTDSPVIQFGSDLRVSGADGCNRVMGHYAVKDYHLNLGEIASTKMLCPNNTDVVAKYNTALKQVMGYQVYAKTLKLVDKYGNVVLQYKTP; from the coding sequence ATGCTAAAACATCTTTTATGGGTTGGACTGACGTCAACTGTATTTGTAGGCTGTGCGACAACAAACACTGTAAAACAACAAGAAAATCTAGCACTTTTGCAAAATAAAGTTTGGGTTATGACCCATATTGGTACAACTGAATATAAGCAAAAAACGGATTCGCCCGTGATTCAGTTTGGAAGTGACTTACGTGTCAGTGGCGCTGATGGTTGTAACCGTGTCATGGGACATTATGCAGTTAAAGATTACCATTTAAACTTAGGTGAAATTGCATCTACAAAAATGCTTTGCCCAAACAATACAGATGTCGTTGCAAAATACAACACCGCTTTAAAGCAAGTCATGGGCTATCAGGTCTATGCTAAAACTTTAAAATTGGTGGACAAATATGGCAATGTCGTCCTGCAATACAAAACGCCATAA
- a CDS encoding DUF6586 family protein, which yields MSRVARFHADRTNQKLYFARLSCMQAEQSENVQQAQAQREAAVFHLHGAILAFLQELVRYYRLNDFAPTLKSIEEHMAAKGQVSPEVVVMQQLAKIGFIAELKRAYRSCQYAPEPSAPEPEDETSSNLIIKVTQTPQAWLPDSKILREWHRDLTQLIDGFRNEMVEF from the coding sequence ATGTCCCGAGTTGCTCGCTTTCATGCAGACCGCACCAATCAAAAATTGTATTTTGCTCGACTCTCTTGTATGCAAGCAGAGCAGTCTGAAAATGTACAACAAGCACAGGCACAGCGTGAAGCAGCAGTTTTTCATTTACATGGGGCTATTTTGGCATTTTTGCAGGAGTTGGTACGCTACTATCGCCTCAATGACTTTGCACCAACATTAAAATCCATTGAAGAACACATGGCTGCAAAAGGACAAGTGTCTCCAGAAGTTGTCGTTATGCAACAGCTTGCGAAAATTGGGTTTATTGCAGAGCTTAAACGTGCATATCGCTCATGTCAGTATGCACCTGAGCCGAGTGCACCTGAACCAGAAGATGAAACATCATCAAATTTAATTATCAAAGTGACACAAACCCCACAAGCATGGTTGCCTGATAGCAAGATTTTAAGAGAATGGCACCGTGATTTAACCCAATTGATAGATGGCTTTCGCAATGAAATGGTGGAGTTCTGA
- the purU gene encoding formyltetrahydrofolate deformylase, with product MNMTTANTARLLITCEDKPGIVQAVSSFLYHQGANITALDQYATEAQGGRYFMRVEFELENLQSRRETLLQTFANNVAERYAMHWRLALVSDLKKVGILVSKVDHALLELLWRHSRGGLPCEITQVVSNHPDLKEAVENFGIPFHVVPVNKENKREAYAQIDEFMQGNDLLVLARYMQILDEEFVSKWEMKIINIHHSFLPAFVGANPYKQAHEKGVKLIGATAHYVTADLDQGPIIEQDVERVSHDFTVEQLRELGQDVERNVLARAVKWHLEDRIIVDGNKTVVFQ from the coding sequence ATGAACATGACCACTGCCAACACAGCACGTCTCCTGATTACTTGTGAAGATAAACCAGGAATCGTGCAAGCTGTATCGAGCTTTTTGTATCATCAAGGCGCAAATATTACTGCGCTTGATCAATATGCAACTGAAGCTCAGGGCGGACGTTATTTTATGCGTGTTGAGTTTGAGTTGGAAAACTTACAAAGTCGTCGTGAAACTTTGTTACAGACGTTTGCCAATAATGTCGCAGAACGTTATGCCATGCATTGGCGTTTGGCTTTGGTCAGTGATTTGAAAAAAGTCGGGATTTTGGTATCGAAAGTTGATCACGCTTTACTAGAGTTGTTATGGCGTCATTCTCGTGGTGGTTTACCATGTGAAATTACCCAAGTGGTATCAAATCATCCTGATTTAAAAGAAGCGGTTGAAAATTTTGGTATTCCATTTCACGTTGTACCTGTCAATAAAGAGAATAAACGTGAAGCTTATGCGCAAATCGATGAATTCATGCAAGGTAATGATTTATTGGTGTTGGCGCGTTATATGCAAATTTTAGATGAAGAATTTGTATCTAAATGGGAAATGAAAATTATCAATATTCACCATTCCTTCTTACCTGCATTTGTTGGGGCAAATCCATATAAACAAGCACATGAAAAAGGCGTGAAATTGATTGGTGCAACAGCGCATTATGTGACGGCTGATCTCGATCAGGGTCCGATCATTGAGCAAGATGTAGAGCGTGTTAGTCATGATTTTACCGTTGAGCAATTACGTGAGCTTGGACAAGATGTGGAACGAAATGTTTTAGCACGTGCGGTAAAATGGCATTTGGAAGACCGTATTATTGTAGATGGTAATAAAACTGTTGTATTTCAATAA
- a CDS encoding coniferyl aldehyde dehydrogenase, giving the protein MNSQTKTNPMTSYSSEVQHLHDTLAQQQQAYQRYPVPTAKERIERLARLKKVLLKYQDQIAEAINQDYGNRSITETKIGELVTCLEQIKYYSKNLTTWMKPSKRHVGIMHQPSKAWVQYQPLGVIGIITPWNYPLLLSIGPLICALAAGNHAMIKISSSSMHFGYVLENALAEAFPRELVAVITGGGVISDAFSHLAFDKIIFTGSTNVGKTVMAAASENLVPVILELGGKSPAIVHPSTEMKDVAQRLAFGKLWNAGQTCVAPDHLFLPKGKTAEFVDQFKKIVSSMYPTLANNQDYTSMINDKQYRRVQGYLEDAKAQGAELIEINPKNEDLTSVRKIAPTLVTEVTTDMDIMKNEIFGPVLPIMEYDQIDDVIDFINSRPRPLALYYFDFDDARAQYVAQRTHSGHFGQNALLTHVAQDDLPFGGVGASGMGKYHGPEGFFNLSHERSMMSMPKLFSIKFILPPFGGAVHKILEKTFIR; this is encoded by the coding sequence ATGAACAGTCAAACAAAAACAAATCCAATGACTTCTTATTCCTCTGAAGTTCAACATTTACATGATACGCTTGCACAACAACAACAAGCATATCAACGTTATCCCGTTCCAACTGCAAAAGAACGTATTGAGCGTTTGGCTCGCTTAAAAAAAGTGTTACTAAAATATCAAGATCAAATTGCAGAAGCAATCAATCAAGATTATGGCAACCGATCTATCACTGAAACTAAAATCGGTGAATTGGTGACCTGTTTAGAACAGATCAAATATTATAGTAAAAATTTAACTACATGGATGAAGCCATCAAAACGTCATGTTGGCATCATGCATCAACCCTCTAAAGCATGGGTACAGTACCAACCGCTTGGCGTGATTGGTATTATTACACCATGGAATTACCCATTACTACTTTCAATAGGTCCTTTGATCTGTGCTTTAGCCGCAGGCAACCATGCCATGATCAAAATCTCAAGTTCATCTATGCATTTTGGTTATGTTTTAGAAAATGCTTTAGCAGAAGCATTTCCACGTGAACTCGTTGCCGTCATTACTGGAGGTGGTGTAATCTCAGATGCATTTAGCCACCTAGCTTTTGATAAAATCATTTTCACAGGTTCAACCAATGTCGGTAAAACTGTGATGGCAGCAGCTTCAGAGAATTTAGTTCCTGTGATTTTAGAGTTGGGTGGTAAGTCCCCTGCTATTGTGCATCCGTCTACTGAAATGAAAGATGTCGCACAACGTTTAGCATTTGGTAAGTTATGGAATGCAGGACAAACTTGTGTTGCACCAGACCATTTATTCTTACCGAAAGGCAAAACGGCTGAGTTTGTGGATCAGTTCAAAAAAATTGTCAGCAGTATGTATCCAACACTTGCCAACAACCAAGACTACACCTCGATGATTAATGATAAGCAATATAGACGTGTGCAAGGCTATCTAGAAGACGCTAAAGCACAAGGTGCAGAACTGATTGAAATTAATCCTAAAAATGAGGATCTAACCTCAGTACGTAAAATTGCACCAACCTTAGTTACAGAGGTAACCACTGACATGGATATCATGAAAAATGAAATCTTTGGACCAGTATTACCGATCATGGAATATGATCAAATTGATGATGTCATCGACTTTATTAATAGCCGTCCACGCCCACTTGCATTATACTATTTCGACTTTGACGATGCACGAGCACAATATGTGGCGCAGCGTACCCATTCAGGGCATTTCGGTCAAAATGCATTATTAACCCATGTTGCACAAGATGATCTGCCATTTGGTGGTGTTGGTGCATCAGGTATGGGTAAATATCACGGCCCAGAAGGTTTCTTCAATTTGTCACATGAACGTTCTATGATGTCGATGCCTAAACTATTTAGCATAAAATTCATCCTACCGCCATTTGGTGGCGCTGTTCATAAAATTTTAGAGAAAACTTTTATCCGTTAA
- the rpmG gene encoding 50S ribosomal protein L33, with protein MRDKIRLVSTAGTGYFYTTTKNKRTMPEKMEIKKFDPKIRQHVVFKEAKIK; from the coding sequence ATGCGTGATAAAATTCGCCTAGTCTCTACTGCTGGTACAGGTTATTTCTATACCACAACTAAGAACAAACGTACTATGCCGGAAAAAATGGAAATCAAAAAATTTGATCCAAAAATCCGTCAACATGTCGTATTCAAAGAAGCTAAAATTAAATAA